A region of Arabidopsis thaliana chromosome 5, partial sequence DNA encodes the following proteins:
- a CDS encoding Abscisic acid-responsive (TB2/DP1, HVA22) family protein (Abscisic acid-responsive (TB2/DP1, HVA22) family protein; FUNCTIONS IN: molecular_function unknown; INVOLVED IN: biological_process unknown; LOCATED IN: cellular_component unknown; EXPRESSED IN: 24 plant structures; EXPRESSED DURING: 14 growth stages; CONTAINS InterPro DOMAIN/s: TB2/DP1/HVA22 related protein (InterPro:IPR004345); BEST Arabidopsis thaliana protein match is: HVA22-like protein H (ATHVA22H) (TAIR:AT1G19950.1); Has 30201 Blast hits to 17322 proteins in 780 species: Archae - 12; Bacteria - 1396; Metazoa - 17338; Fungi - 3422; Plants - 5037; Viruses - 0; Other Eukaryotes - 2996 (source: NCBI BLink).) encodes MVLGYAYPAYECYKTVEKNRPEIEQLRFWCQYWILVACLTVFERVGDAFVSWVPMYSEAKLAFFIYLWYPKTRGTTYVYESFFRPYLSQHENDIDHSLLELRTRAGDMAVIYWQRVASYGQTRILEILQYVAAQSTPRPQPPQKRGGRANQAPAKPKKAPVPQSEPEEVSLSSSSSSSSSENEGNEPTRKVSGPSRPRPTVTSVPAADPKNAGTTQIAQKSVASPIVNPPQSTTQVEPMQIEEVEGEAESGNENPNPEGPKETVMEETIRMTRGRLRKTRSEESR; translated from the exons ATGGTGTTGGGCTATGCTTACCCTGCGTATGAATGTTACAAGACTGTTGAAAAGAATAGGCCTGAAATCGAGCAACTTCGCTTTTGGTGTCAGTACTG GATATTGGTTGCTTGCTTGACAGTTTTTGAGAGAGTTGGTGATGCGTTTGTTTCATG GGTTCCGATGTACAGTGAAGCTAAGTTGGCATTCTTCATATACCTGTGGTATCCTAAAACCAGG GGTACTACATATGTCTACGAGTCCTTCTTTAGGCCATATCTCTCACAGCATGAGAATGACATAGACCATAGTTTGCTCGAGCTAAGGACTAGAGCAGGAGATATGGCTGTTATATACTGGCAACGAGTTGCAAGTTATGGTCAGACCAGAATCCTTGAGATTTTGCAGTATGTTGCTGCACAATCAACTCCAAGACCGCAGCCACCTCAG AAACGTGGAGGTAGAGCTAATCAAGCTCCTGCGAAGCCTAAGAAAGCCCCTGTCCCCCAATCAGAACCTGAAGAAGTATCATTGTCCTCGTCTTCTAGCTCATCTTCAAGTGAAAATGAAGGTAATGAGCCAACCCGTAAAGTATCAGGCCCGTCAAGACCTAGACCAACAGTGACATCTGTACCAGCTGCAGATCCCAAAAACGCGGGTACCACTCAGATAGCACAGAAATCAGTAGCTTCCCCAATTGTGAACCCACCACAGTCAACCACCCAAGTGGAACCAATGCAGATAGAAGAAGTGGAAGGAGAGGCAGAATCAGGGAATGAAAATCCCAACCCGGAAGGTCCAAAGGAGACAGTGATGGAGGAGACAATCAGGATGACTCGTGGGAGGTTGAGGAAGACGCGTTCGGAAGAAAGCcgttga
- the XRN2 gene encoding exoribonuclease 2 (exoribonuclease 2 (XRN2); CONTAINS InterPro DOMAIN/s: 5'-3' exoribonuclease 2 (InterPro:IPR017151), Zinc finger, CCHC-type (InterPro:IPR001878), Putative 5-3 exonuclease (InterPro:IPR004859); BEST Arabidopsis thaliana protein match is: 5'-3' exoribonuclease 3 (TAIR:AT1G75660.1); Has 1807 Blast hits to 1807 proteins in 277 species: Archae - 0; Bacteria - 0; Metazoa - 736; Fungi - 347; Plants - 385; Viruses - 0; Other Eukaryotes - 339 (source: NCBI BLink).), whose translation MGVPSFYRWLIQRYPLTIQEVIEEEPLEVNGGGVTIPIDSSKPNPNGYEYDNLYLDMNGIIHPCFHPEDKPSPTTFTEVFQCMFDYIDRLFVMVRPRKLLFMAIDGVAPRAKMNQQRARRFRAAKDAAEAAAEEEQLREEFEREGKKLPPKVDSQVFDSNVITPGTEFMATLSFALRYYIHVRLNSDPGWKNIKVILSDANVPGEGEHKIMSYIRCNKNHPGYNPNTHHCLYGLDADLIMLSLATHEIHFSILREVVFFPGEEGKCFLCGQEGHRAADCEGKIKRKTGEMLDNTEADVVVKKPYEFVNIWILREYLEHDMQIPGAKKNLDRLIDDFIFICFFVGNDFLPHMPTLEIREGAIELLMSVYKNKFRSAKKYLTDSSKLNLRNVERFIKAVGMYENQIFQKRAQVQQRQSERFRRDKARDKARDNARDNAQASRQFSGKLVQLDSLDEVSDSLHSSPSRKYLRLSLDDNIGVANVETENSLKAEELDNEEDLKFKLKKLLRDKGDGFRSGNGEQDKVKLNKVGWRERYYEEKFAAKSVEEMEQIRRDVVLKYTEGLCWIMHYYYHGVCSWNWFYPYHYAPFASDLKGLEKLDIKFELGSPFKPFNQLLAVLPSASAHALPECYRSLMTNPDSPIADFYPADFEIDMNGKRYSWQGISKLPFVEEKRLLEAAAQVEKSLTNEEIRRNSALFDMLFVVASHPLGELIRSLNSRTNNLSNEERATIIEKIDPGLSDGMNGYIASCGGDSQPSCFCSTVEGMEDVLTNQVICAIYKLPEDIRGSEITHQIPRLAIPKKTISLVDLKSGGLLWHEDGDKRRAPPKVIKIKRYNPEGSISGGRLGKASHRLVLQTINAQPDYMNINSEPALCPNTVFQNERVPKKIPTFKDNGIQWISPPPSQITPKKMNSPQRQKAWKKDETPQSREKSKKLKSSLKVNPLKMKKTKSPQREFTREKKKENITPQRKLTKAQRQVKHIRMMEEAKMIKQRKKEKYLRKKAKYAQGAPPKTA comes from the exons ATGGGAGTTCCGTCGTTCTACAGATGGCTTATCCAGAGGTATCCATTGACTATACAAGAAGTTATTGAAGAAGAGCCACTCGAAGTTAATGGCGGCGGCGTCACGATTCCAATCGATTCAAGCAAACCTAATCCTAATGGTTACGAGTATGACAATCTTTATCTCGACATGAACGGAATCATTCATCCATGTTTCCATCCTGAAGACAAACCTTCTCCAACTACATTTACGGAAGTGTTTCAATGTATGTTCGATTACATTGATAGGCTTTTTGTTATGGTTCGACCTCGGAAGCTCTTATTCATGGCTATTG ATGGTGTTGCTCCAAGAGCTAAAATGAATCAACAGAGAGCTAGAAGGTTTAGAGCTGCTAAAGATGCAGCTGAAGCA GCAGCTGAAGAAGAGCAGCTGCGGGAAGAGTTTGAGAGAGAAGGGAAGAAGTTGCCTCCTAAAGTGGATTCTCAAGTTTTTGACTCTAATGTTATTACTCCTGGAACAGAGTTCATGGCTACTCTGTCCTTTGCGTTGCGATACTACATTCACGTTAGACTAAATTCTGATCCTGGGTGGAAAAATATTAAG GTTATACTCTCGGATGCTAATGTTCCTGGCGAGGGGGAACACAAGATCATGTCATACATACGTTGTAATAAGAACCATCCTGGTTATAACCCAAACACTCATCATTGTCTATATGGTTTG GACGCCGATTTGATCATGCTGTCTTTGGCCACCCACgaaattcatttttcaatcCTTCGTGAG GTTGTTTTCTTTCCTGGAGAGGAAGGCAAATGCTTCTTGTGTGGTCAAGAGGGGCACCGAGCAGCAGATTGTGAGGGAAAGATAAAGAGGAAGACAGGAGAAATGCTTGATAATACTGAGGCAGATGTTGTGGTGAAGAAGCCATATGAG TTTGTCAATATATGGATACTACGAGAGTATTTGGAACACGACATGCAGATTCCtggagcaaaaaaaaatttggaccGCTTAATTGATgacttcatcttcatctgtTTTTTCGTTGGGAATGATTTCCTGCCACATATGCCTACGCTCGAGATACGGGAG GGTGCTATAGAACTGCTGATGTCTGTGTACAAGAATAAGTTTAGATCAGCAAAAAAATACTTAACCGATTCAAGCAAG CTGAACTTAAGAAATGTTGAGCGTTTCATCAAGGCCGTTGGGATgtatgaaaatcaaatatttcagAAGAGAGCACAAGTACAGCAG AGGCAATCAGAAAGGTTTCGTCGTGACAAAGCTCGTGACAAAGCTCGTGACAATGCTCGTGACAATGCTCAAGCAAGCAGACAATTCTCTGGCAAGTTGGTGCAATTAGATTCTCTAGATGAAGTGTCTGATTCATTGCATTCATCACCTTCACGAAAATATTTGCGTCTGTCTTTGGATGATAACATTGGTGTGGCGAATGTTGAAACAGAAAATAGCCTCAAAGCAGAA GAACTAGATAACGAAGAAGACTTAAAGTTTAAGCTTAAGAAACTACTGCGGGATAAAGGTGATGGGTTCAGGTCAGGAAATGGAGAACAAGATAAG GTTAAGCTAAATAAAGTAGgatggagagagagatattaCGAAGAGAAATTCGCAGCTAAGTCTGTGGAGGAAATGGAACAAATACGCAGAGATGTT GTTTTGAAGTACACAGAAGGTCTTTGTTGGATAAtgcattattattatcatgGTGTTTGTTCCTGGAACTG GTTTTATCCATATCATTACGCACCTTTCGCATCAGATCTCAAGGGCCTTGAGAAACTAGATATTAAGTTTGAACTAGGTTCCCCGTTTAAACCATTTAATCAGCTTCTGGCTGTTCTTCCATCTGCAAG TGCACATGCTCTCCCAGAGTGCTATAGGTCATTGATGACAAATCCAGATTCGCCTATAGCTGACTTTTATCCTGCTG ATTTTGAGATTGACATGAATGGAAAACGCTACTCTTGGCAG GGTATATCGAAACTGCcttttgttgaagaaaagcGTCTTCTGGAGGCAGCTGCGCAAGTGGAGAAATCACTGACG AACGAAGAAATTCGAAGAAACAGTGCGTTGTTTGACATGCTCTTTGTGGTTGCTTCTCATCCCCTTGGTGAACTCATCCGTTCTCTTAATAGCCGTACCAACAACTTGAGCAATGAAGAACGTGCAACTATCATTGAAAAAATTGACCCTGGACTAAG CGATGGGATGAATGGTTACATAGCTTCATGTGGTGGAGATAGTCAGCCTTCATGTTTCTGCTCCACAGTCGAGGGTATGGAAGATGTTTTAACCAATCAAGTCAT ttgtGCCATATACAAACTTCCAGAAGATATCAGAGGCAGTGAGATTACTCATCAGATTCCAAGATTGGCAATCCCTAAAAAG ACTATATCTCTAGTGGATTTGAAATCTGGAGGTCTTCTATGGCATGAAGATGGGGACAAAAGAAGAGCTCCTCCAAAGGTTATAAAAATCAAGAG GTATAATCCAGAAGGATCTATTTCTGGGGGTAGGCTTGGGAAGGCATCTCATAGACTTGTGTTGCAAACAATAAATGCCCAACCTGATTATATGAACATCAACTCGGAACCAGCGTTGTGTCCAAATACTGTTTTCCAGAACGAACGAGTGCCGAAAAAGATCCCTACATTTAAAGATAATGGGATACAATGGATAAGCCCTCCTCCGAGTCAAATCACtccgaagaagatgaatagCCCTCAAAGGCAAAAGGCTTGGAAGAAGGATGAAACCCCTCAGAGTCgagagaaatcgaagaagctgaaaagCTCTCTGAAAGTAAACcctttgaagatgaagaaaactaaaagcCCTCAGAGAGAGTTCACtcgagagaagaagaaggaaaacatAACCCCTCAAAGGAAACTCACTAAGGCACAGAGGCAGGTGAAACACATACGCATGATGGAAGAGGCGAAAATgataaaacagaggaaaaaagagaagtatttaagaaagaaagcCAAATATGCACAAGGAGCTCCTCCCAAAACAGCTTGA
- the XRN2 gene encoding exoribonuclease 2 (exoribonuclease 2 (XRN2); CONTAINS InterPro DOMAIN/s: 5'-3' exoribonuclease 2 (InterPro:IPR017151), Zinc finger, CCHC-type (InterPro:IPR001878), Putative 5-3 exonuclease (InterPro:IPR004859); BEST Arabidopsis thaliana protein match is: 5'-3' exoribonuclease 3 (TAIR:AT1G75660.1).), with amino-acid sequence MGVPSFYRWLIQRYPLTIQEVIEEEPLEVNGGGVTIPIDSSKPNPNGYEYDNLYLDMNGIIHPCFHPEDKPSPTTFTEVFQCMFDYIDRLFVMVRPRKLLFMAIDGVAPRAKMNQQRARRFRAAKDAAEAAAEEEQLREEFEREGKKLPPKVDSQVFDSNVITPGTEFMATLSFALRYYIHVRLNSDPGWKNIKVILSDANVPGEGEHKIMSYIRCNKNHPGYNPNTHHCLYGLDADLIMLSLATHEIHFSILREVVFFPGEEGKCFLCGQEGHRAADCEGKIKRKTGEMLDNTEADVVVKKPYEFVNIWILREYLEHDMQIPGAKKNLDRLIDDFIFICFFVGNDFLPHMPTLEIREGAIELLMSVYKNKFRSAKKYLTDSSKLNLRNVERFIKAVGMYENQIFQKRAQVQQRQSERFRRDKARDKARDNARDNAQASRQFSGKLVQLDSLDEVSDSLHSSPSRKYLRLSLDDNIGVANVETENSLKAEELDNEEDLKFKLKKLLRDKGDGFRSGNGEQDKVKLNKVGWRERYYEEKFAAKSVEEMEQIRRDVVLKYTEGLCWIMHYYYHGVCSWNWFYPYHYAPFASDLKGLEKLDIKFELGSPFKPFNQLLAVLPSASAHALPECYRSLMTNPDSPIADFYPADFEIDMNGKRYSWQGISKLPFVEEKRLLEAAAQVEKSLTNEEIRRNSALFDMLFVVASHPLGELIRSLNSRTNNLSNEERATIIEKIDPGLSEHIQKFLDVCSDGMNGYIASCGGDSQPSCFCSTVEGMEDVLTNQVICAIYKLPEDIRGSEITHQIPRLAIPKKTISLVDLKSGGLLWHEDGDKRRAPPKVIKIKRYNPEGSISGGRLGKASHRLVLQTINAQPDYMNINSEPALCPNTVFQNERVPKKIPTFKDNGIQWISPPPSQITPKKMNSPQRQKAWKKDETPQSREKSKKLKSSLKVNPLKMKKTKSPQREFTREKKKENITPQRKLTKAQRQVKHIRMMEEAKMIKQRKKEKYLRKKAKYAQGAPPKTA; translated from the exons ATGGGAGTTCCGTCGTTCTACAGATGGCTTATCCAGAGGTATCCATTGACTATACAAGAAGTTATTGAAGAAGAGCCACTCGAAGTTAATGGCGGCGGCGTCACGATTCCAATCGATTCAAGCAAACCTAATCCTAATGGTTACGAGTATGACAATCTTTATCTCGACATGAACGGAATCATTCATCCATGTTTCCATCCTGAAGACAAACCTTCTCCAACTACATTTACGGAAGTGTTTCAATGTATGTTCGATTACATTGATAGGCTTTTTGTTATGGTTCGACCTCGGAAGCTCTTATTCATGGCTATTG ATGGTGTTGCTCCAAGAGCTAAAATGAATCAACAGAGAGCTAGAAGGTTTAGAGCTGCTAAAGATGCAGCTGAAGCA GCAGCTGAAGAAGAGCAGCTGCGGGAAGAGTTTGAGAGAGAAGGGAAGAAGTTGCCTCCTAAAGTGGATTCTCAAGTTTTTGACTCTAATGTTATTACTCCTGGAACAGAGTTCATGGCTACTCTGTCCTTTGCGTTGCGATACTACATTCACGTTAGACTAAATTCTGATCCTGGGTGGAAAAATATTAAG GTTATACTCTCGGATGCTAATGTTCCTGGCGAGGGGGAACACAAGATCATGTCATACATACGTTGTAATAAGAACCATCCTGGTTATAACCCAAACACTCATCATTGTCTATATGGTTTG GACGCCGATTTGATCATGCTGTCTTTGGCCACCCACgaaattcatttttcaatcCTTCGTGAG GTTGTTTTCTTTCCTGGAGAGGAAGGCAAATGCTTCTTGTGTGGTCAAGAGGGGCACCGAGCAGCAGATTGTGAGGGAAAGATAAAGAGGAAGACAGGAGAAATGCTTGATAATACTGAGGCAGATGTTGTGGTGAAGAAGCCATATGAG TTTGTCAATATATGGATACTACGAGAGTATTTGGAACACGACATGCAGATTCCtggagcaaaaaaaaatttggaccGCTTAATTGATgacttcatcttcatctgtTTTTTCGTTGGGAATGATTTCCTGCCACATATGCCTACGCTCGAGATACGGGAG GGTGCTATAGAACTGCTGATGTCTGTGTACAAGAATAAGTTTAGATCAGCAAAAAAATACTTAACCGATTCAAGCAAG CTGAACTTAAGAAATGTTGAGCGTTTCATCAAGGCCGTTGGGATgtatgaaaatcaaatatttcagAAGAGAGCACAAGTACAGCAG AGGCAATCAGAAAGGTTTCGTCGTGACAAAGCTCGTGACAAAGCTCGTGACAATGCTCGTGACAATGCTCAAGCAAGCAGACAATTCTCTGGCAAGTTGGTGCAATTAGATTCTCTAGATGAAGTGTCTGATTCATTGCATTCATCACCTTCACGAAAATATTTGCGTCTGTCTTTGGATGATAACATTGGTGTGGCGAATGTTGAAACAGAAAATAGCCTCAAAGCAGAA GAACTAGATAACGAAGAAGACTTAAAGTTTAAGCTTAAGAAACTACTGCGGGATAAAGGTGATGGGTTCAGGTCAGGAAATGGAGAACAAGATAAG GTTAAGCTAAATAAAGTAGgatggagagagagatattaCGAAGAGAAATTCGCAGCTAAGTCTGTGGAGGAAATGGAACAAATACGCAGAGATGTT GTTTTGAAGTACACAGAAGGTCTTTGTTGGATAAtgcattattattatcatgGTGTTTGTTCCTGGAACTG GTTTTATCCATATCATTACGCACCTTTCGCATCAGATCTCAAGGGCCTTGAGAAACTAGATATTAAGTTTGAACTAGGTTCCCCGTTTAAACCATTTAATCAGCTTCTGGCTGTTCTTCCATCTGCAAG TGCACATGCTCTCCCAGAGTGCTATAGGTCATTGATGACAAATCCAGATTCGCCTATAGCTGACTTTTATCCTGCTG ATTTTGAGATTGACATGAATGGAAAACGCTACTCTTGGCAG GGTATATCGAAACTGCcttttgttgaagaaaagcGTCTTCTGGAGGCAGCTGCGCAAGTGGAGAAATCACTGACG AACGAAGAAATTCGAAGAAACAGTGCGTTGTTTGACATGCTCTTTGTGGTTGCTTCTCATCCCCTTGGTGAACTCATCCGTTCTCTTAATAGCCGTACCAACAACTTGAGCAATGAAGAACGTGCAACTATCATTGAAAAAATTGACCCTGGACTAAG TGAGCACATTCAAAAATTTCTTGATGTATGCAGCGATGGGATGAATGGTTACATAGCTTCATGTGGTGGAGATAGTCAGCCTTCATGTTTCTGCTCCACAGTCGAGGGTATGGAAGATGTTTTAACCAATCAAGTCAT ttgtGCCATATACAAACTTCCAGAAGATATCAGAGGCAGTGAGATTACTCATCAGATTCCAAGATTGGCAATCCCTAAAAAG ACTATATCTCTAGTGGATTTGAAATCTGGAGGTCTTCTATGGCATGAAGATGGGGACAAAAGAAGAGCTCCTCCAAAGGTTATAAAAATCAAGAG GTATAATCCAGAAGGATCTATTTCTGGGGGTAGGCTTGGGAAGGCATCTCATAGACTTGTGTTGCAAACAATAAATGCCCAACCTGATTATATGAACATCAACTCGGAACCAGCGTTGTGTCCAAATACTGTTTTCCAGAACGAACGAGTGCCGAAAAAGATCCCTACATTTAAAGATAATGGGATACAATGGATAAGCCCTCCTCCGAGTCAAATCACtccgaagaagatgaatagCCCTCAAAGGCAAAAGGCTTGGAAGAAGGATGAAACCCCTCAGAGTCgagagaaatcgaagaagctgaaaagCTCTCTGAAAGTAAACcctttgaagatgaagaaaactaaaagcCCTCAGAGAGAGTTCACtcgagagaagaagaaggaaaacatAACCCCTCAAAGGAAACTCACTAAGGCACAGAGGCAGGTGAAACACATACGCATGATGGAAGAGGCGAAAATgataaaacagaggaaaaaagagaagtatttaagaaagaaagcCAAATATGCACAAGGAGCTCCTCCCAAAACAGCTTGA
- a CDS encoding Abscisic acid-responsive (TB2/DP1, HVA22) family protein (Abscisic acid-responsive (TB2/DP1, HVA22) family protein; CONTAINS InterPro DOMAIN/s: TB2/DP1/HVA22 related protein (InterPro:IPR004345); BEST Arabidopsis thaliana protein match is: HVA22-like protein H (ATHVA22H) (TAIR:AT1G19950.1); Has 30201 Blast hits to 17322 proteins in 780 species: Archae - 12; Bacteria - 1396; Metazoa - 17338; Fungi - 3422; Plants - 5037; Viruses - 0; Other Eukaryotes - 2996 (source: NCBI BLink).) — translation MIGSFLTRGLVMVLGYAYPAYECYKTVEKNRPEIEQLRFWCQYWILVACLTVFERVGDAFVSWVPMYSEAKLAFFIYLWYPKTRGTTYVYESFFRPYLSQHENDIDHSLLELRTRAGDMAVIYWQRVASYGQTRILEILQYVAAQSTPRPQPPQKRGGRANQAPAKPKKAPVPQSEPEEVSLSSSSSSSSSENEGNEPTRKVSGPSRPRPTVTSVPAADPKNAGTTQIAQKSVASPIVNPPQSTTQVEPMQIEEVEGEAESGNENPNPEGPKETVMEETIRMTRGRLRKTRSEESR, via the exons ATGATTGGATCGTTTCTTACAAGAGGATTGGT GATGGTGTTGGGCTATGCTTACCCTGCGTATGAATGTTACAAGACTGTTGAAAAGAATAGGCCTGAAATCGAGCAACTTCGCTTTTGGTGTCAGTACTG GATATTGGTTGCTTGCTTGACAGTTTTTGAGAGAGTTGGTGATGCGTTTGTTTCATG GGTTCCGATGTACAGTGAAGCTAAGTTGGCATTCTTCATATACCTGTGGTATCCTAAAACCAGG GGTACTACATATGTCTACGAGTCCTTCTTTAGGCCATATCTCTCACAGCATGAGAATGACATAGACCATAGTTTGCTCGAGCTAAGGACTAGAGCAGGAGATATGGCTGTTATATACTGGCAACGAGTTGCAAGTTATGGTCAGACCAGAATCCTTGAGATTTTGCAGTATGTTGCTGCACAATCAACTCCAAGACCGCAGCCACCTCAG AAACGTGGAGGTAGAGCTAATCAAGCTCCTGCGAAGCCTAAGAAAGCCCCTGTCCCCCAATCAGAACCTGAAGAAGTATCATTGTCCTCGTCTTCTAGCTCATCTTCAAGTGAAAATGAAGGTAATGAGCCAACCCGTAAAGTATCAGGCCCGTCAAGACCTAGACCAACAGTGACATCTGTACCAGCTGCAGATCCCAAAAACGCGGGTACCACTCAGATAGCACAGAAATCAGTAGCTTCCCCAATTGTGAACCCACCACAGTCAACCACCCAAGTGGAACCAATGCAGATAGAAGAAGTGGAAGGAGAGGCAGAATCAGGGAATGAAAATCCCAACCCGGAAGGTCCAAAGGAGACAGTGATGGAGGAGACAATCAGGATGACTCGTGGGAGGTTGAGGAAGACGCGTTCGGAAGAAAGCcgttga